One window of Saprospiraceae bacterium genomic DNA carries:
- the metG gene encoding methionine--tRNA ligase: MIQFKRHLVTAALPYANGPLHVGHLCGAYLPADIYVRFQRLMGKDIVFICGSDEHGAAITMRALKEKKTPSEIINTYHELFQKTFHGIGISFDYYHRTSDPLHHQTSQEFFLNLYNKGAFREIESEQFYDLSSQQFLADRYIVGTCPKCGNENAYGDQCENCGSSLNPTDLINPKSVISGETPEKRKTKHWYLPLDEYENWIKDFIVNGTLDGQEHHDPDLWKNHVLGQCKSWIEGGLQPRAMTRDLDWGVDVPKEIPGSEGKKLYVWMDAPIGYISSTKQWAKEQHKDWESYWKDPESELIHFIGKDNIVFHCIIFPAILKVHGGYNLPSNVPANQFMNLEGNKISTSRNWAVWVHEFLEELPGLEDSLRYYLIKNMPEQKDSEFTWKGFQDAHNNELVNNLSNFIHRVLSLTHKYYKGVVPDFDPDEIIEGVAGDELGGFHDAELIYLFDLIQEVNQHIREYDFRAALKALMDICTAGNQLLQNNEPWKIQKSQPETVEVVMNLALHYVAALSMTMQPFLPFTAIKLRKMLNLPNLNASGELEDMLTKIAEGEFIIEAGHKIEEAQYLFTRLDDELIQKQIDKLHHSENQTIPINSETIMESKHLPLKETISYDDFAKVDVRTAKIIAAEKVAKADKLLKLEIDLGFEKRTVVSGIAEYYKPEEIIGRQVVFLANLAPRKLKGIDSNGMILMAEDADGRLTFISAKEDWYLGSVVK; the protein is encoded by the coding sequence ATGATCCAATTCAAACGTCATTTGGTTACTGCTGCACTCCCCTATGCAAACGGGCCTTTGCACGTGGGCCATCTTTGTGGTGCGTATCTGCCTGCTGATATTTATGTTAGGTTTCAGCGATTGATGGGTAAAGATATTGTCTTCATTTGTGGATCAGATGAACACGGGGCCGCCATAACCATGCGGGCTCTTAAAGAAAAAAAAACACCCTCTGAAATTATCAATACCTATCATGAGTTATTTCAAAAAACATTTCATGGGATTGGAATTTCTTTTGATTACTACCATCGGACCTCAGATCCTTTGCATCATCAAACTTCACAAGAATTTTTTCTGAATCTTTACAATAAAGGAGCATTTCGCGAAATAGAATCCGAACAATTTTATGACCTTAGTTCCCAACAGTTTTTAGCAGATCGCTACATTGTGGGTACCTGTCCAAAATGTGGCAACGAAAATGCATACGGTGATCAATGTGAAAACTGTGGCAGCTCTTTGAATCCTACCGATCTCATCAATCCAAAAAGTGTGATCAGCGGAGAAACTCCAGAAAAACGCAAAACCAAACACTGGTATCTTCCACTGGATGAATATGAAAACTGGATCAAAGATTTTATCGTAAATGGCACCCTGGATGGTCAAGAACATCACGATCCGGATCTATGGAAAAATCACGTACTGGGTCAATGTAAATCCTGGATCGAAGGGGGCCTGCAACCAAGAGCAATGACCCGTGATCTGGATTGGGGTGTGGATGTACCCAAAGAAATACCAGGCTCTGAAGGAAAAAAATTATACGTCTGGATGGATGCACCCATTGGTTATATTTCTTCTACCAAACAATGGGCAAAAGAACAACATAAAGACTGGGAATCTTATTGGAAAGATCCGGAATCTGAATTGATTCACTTTATAGGAAAAGACAATATCGTTTTTCACTGTATCATTTTTCCGGCAATACTCAAAGTGCATGGTGGATACAATTTACCCAGCAATGTGCCCGCCAACCAATTTATGAATTTGGAAGGGAATAAAATATCCACTTCCAGAAATTGGGCGGTATGGGTTCATGAATTTTTAGAAGAACTTCCGGGTTTAGAAGATTCGCTTCGGTATTATTTGATTAAAAATATGCCGGAACAAAAAGACAGCGAATTTACCTGGAAAGGTTTTCAAGATGCACACAACAATGAATTGGTAAATAATTTATCCAATTTTATTCACCGGGTCTTATCACTTACTCACAAATATTACAAAGGAGTGGTTCCTGATTTTGATCCTGATGAAATAATTGAAGGCGTTGCAGGAGATGAATTGGGTGGCTTTCACGATGCTGAATTAATTTATTTGTTTGATTTAATTCAAGAAGTTAATCAACACATCCGGGAATACGATTTTCGCGCTGCACTTAAAGCACTCATGGATATTTGTACTGCCGGAAATCAATTGTTACAAAATAACGAACCCTGGAAAATACAAAAATCTCAACCTGAAACGGTTGAAGTAGTTATGAATTTAGCCCTGCATTATGTTGCTGCATTGAGTATGACCATGCAACCATTTTTACCATTTACGGCCATTAAACTTCGAAAGATGTTGAATCTTCCGAATCTAAACGCAAGCGGCGAATTGGAAGATATGCTCACAAAAATTGCTGAAGGTGAATTTATCATTGAAGCCGGTCATAAAATTGAGGAAGCGCAGTATTTATTTACACGACTGGATGACGAACTCATTCAAAAACAAATTGACAAACTTCACCACAGCGAAAATCAAACGATACCAATAAATTCTGAAACCATTATGGAATCAAAACATTTGCCATTAAAAGAAACCATCAGCTACGATGACTTTGCCAAAGTTGATGTGCGCACTGCAAAAATTATTGCTGCAGAAAAAGTAGCCAAAGCAGATAAACTATTGAAGCTTGAAATAGATTTAGGTTTCGAAAAACGAACTGTTGTAAGCGGCATTGCTGAATATTACAAACCAGAAGAAATTATCGGCCGTCAAGTCGTTTTTTTAGCAAATCTCGCTCCCCGCAAATTAAAAGGAATAGACTCCAATGGCATGATCCTAATGGCGGAAGATGCCGATGGCCGATTGACATTTATCAGTGCCAAGGAAGATTGGTACTTGGGCAGTGTGGTAAAATAA
- a CDS encoding T9SS type A sorting domain-containing protein — protein sequence MPNPCKEYFIVNVLDYNPENMLLELFDLNGKLVLSQRLYEGSNGIELGNFSRSVYFVKILEQGRVFKIEKLMKWD from the coding sequence TTGCCAAATCCCTGTAAAGAATATTTTATCGTAAATGTTTTGGATTATAATCCTGAAAATATGCTACTTGAATTGTTTGATCTCAATGGAAAATTGGTATTATCTCAGAGATTGTATGAGGGGAGTAATGGGATTGAGTTGGGTAATTTTTCGAGAAGTGTATATTTTGTTAAAATATTAGAACAAGGAAGAGTTTTTAAAATCGAAAAATTGATGAAATGGGATTGA
- a CDS encoding PKD domain-containing protein, protein MPNYRLGPLDGSTCDTLGIDNIPWAWWRHDQDTSDYLNFEFTDLSAYEVTDWEWNFGDGMVSTLQNPLHRYSQKGVYDVCLIAKNKNGADTLCKTLNVNQNRNIAKSL, encoded by the coding sequence ATGCCAAATTATCGACTTGGACCTTTAGATGGAAGCACTTGTGATACATTGGGAATAGACAATATCCCCTGGGCATGGTGGCGACATGATCAAGATACGTCAGATTATTTAAATTTCGAATTTACTGATTTGAGTGCCTATGAAGTCACCGATTGGGAATGGAATTTTGGGGATGGGATGGTGAGTACTTTACAGAATCCTTTGCATCGATACAGTCAAAAAGGAGTCTATGATGTATGTCTAATCGCTAAGAATAAAAATGGAGCAGATACACTTTGTAAGACCCTGAATGTAAATCAAAATCGAAATATTGCCAAATCCCTGTAA
- a CDS encoding T9SS type A sorting domain-containing protein, with product MDRYFVSIDLENKTCDSLIAFSKRPFINLNFFAAIDRYNGRYFFSGGLPDRIGNFHIIDLQTLEIQSANFYTGEMEYDPFEEKLYYIKSGSFYSLALSNLIPVKLSKVFNLNARIFGHVRCYLPQINEYHYLTPEGYLAVIDCKSGNTKCKIYSRQENAFNPNILTDEIYSVILGSIFVSSDCYRTKRLLTKIPDYKGIVNAQMAVVDHIHGNYIVPYWAQNDSYKYAVIDIKNGALKKTIEQFCKPAIMDLQMMYDKPEALVRIVGDTIFVNKGKLYHWYLNDQLICVTSNNFIIPNQNGRYKAKVDFKEYSAFTRELIIDNILPHAFEYSIFPTLANENIKLNFNTCQFDAIKIYDLQGRILLEQSFLQNHTEYQITIDVGFLTKGLYIVNVFHGTKNHTKKFIKM from the coding sequence ATGGACCGGTATTTTGTTTCCATTGATTTGGAAAATAAAACCTGTGATTCGTTGATAGCATTTTCCAAAAGACCCTTTATTAATCTAAATTTTTTTGCTGCGATTGATCGATACAATGGCCGTTACTTTTTTAGCGGTGGTTTGCCGGATCGTATCGGAAATTTTCATATAATCGATTTGCAAACGCTTGAAATCCAATCTGCAAATTTTTATACAGGTGAAATGGAATACGATCCATTTGAAGAGAAGTTATACTATATTAAATCAGGAAGTTTTTATTCTTTAGCTCTTTCCAACTTGATTCCAGTCAAACTGTCCAAAGTTTTTAATTTAAATGCAAGAATATTTGGACATGTTCGTTGTTATTTACCTCAAATTAATGAATATCATTATTTAACTCCCGAAGGGTATCTCGCAGTAATTGATTGTAAATCCGGCAATACAAAATGTAAAATATATTCAAGACAAGAAAATGCATTTAATCCAAATATATTGACCGATGAAATTTATTCTGTTATATTAGGTTCGATTTTTGTCAGTTCGGATTGTTATAGAACCAAAAGGCTCTTGACTAAAATTCCGGATTATAAAGGAATTGTAAATGCACAAATGGCCGTAGTTGATCATATCCATGGAAACTATATTGTACCCTATTGGGCACAAAACGACAGTTACAAATATGCAGTAATTGATATTAAAAATGGTGCGCTTAAAAAAACGATTGAACAATTTTGTAAACCAGCCATTATGGATTTACAAATGATGTATGACAAACCGGAAGCCCTGGTCAGAATAGTTGGAGATACCATTTTTGTCAACAAAGGCAAGCTCTATCATTGGTATTTAAACGATCAATTAATTTGTGTAACATCAAACAATTTTATCATTCCAAATCAAAACGGTAGGTATAAAGCAAAAGTTGATTTTAAAGAGTACAGTGCTTTTACTCGGGAACTAATTATTGACAACATACTCCCACATGCATTTGAATATTCAATTTTTCCAACTTTAGCAAACGAAAACATAAAATTAAATTTCAATACCTGCCAATTTGATGCTATTAAAATTTATGATTTACAAGGACGAATACTTCTAGAACAATCCTTTTTACAAAATCATACAGAATACCAAATTACTATTGATGTAGGATTTTTAACTAAAGGATTATACATAGTCAATGTATTTCATGGTACTAAAAACCACACTAAGAAATTTATTAAAATGTAA
- a CDS encoding VOC family protein produces the protein MKFPIGSFSWADLTVEKAPEIRDFYAAVVGFTFSEIPMGNYSDYCMNSPDDGQTKTGICHARGGNANLPPMWLIYFYVRDLDASLEKLKELGGSVLTGPKSYGGTARYAVIKDPAGACCALFQE, from the coding sequence ATGAAATTTCCAATCGGTTCTTTTAGTTGGGCGGATTTAACAGTTGAAAAAGCGCCTGAAATCAGAGATTTTTACGCCGCCGTCGTAGGCTTTACATTTTCAGAAATCCCCATGGGCAATTACAGTGATTATTGCATGAATTCTCCGGATGATGGACAAACCAAAACCGGAATTTGCCATGCACGGGGAGGAAATGCCAATTTGCCACCCATGTGGTTAATCTACTTTTATGTCCGTGATCTGGATGCCAGTTTAGAGAAATTGAAGGAGTTGGGTGGATCGGTTCTCACTGGACCCAAGTCTTATGGCGGGACTGCTCGTTATGCAGTTATTAAGGATCCGGCAGGAGCTTGTTGTGCTTTGTTTCAGGAGTAG